A section of the Triticum dicoccoides isolate Atlit2015 ecotype Zavitan chromosome 7A, WEW_v2.0, whole genome shotgun sequence genome encodes:
- the LOC119333327 gene encoding uncharacterized protein LOC119333327: MVVPDRLAGDAREYKDPPRRLEPFPISPKISPPTPLSPPPLIPSPRSLSPPSELCHGRDAETDVAAATTVPEPLRCVHVPYDIYMGGLELGVPASSGSTPSSSSSTTAFFFNFVVVLCFDPSPSMLLHNYRSEPETDVAPVIDYVDDDTSSFSTELPDDGSQEPEDATDDY; this comes from the exons ATGGTTGTCCCCGACcgcctcgccggcgacgccagagAGTATAAGGACCCTCCCCGACGCCTCGAGCCCTTCCCTATCTCGCCCAAAATATCTCCACCCActcccctctctcctcctccgCTTATCCCCTCACCCAGATCCCTTTCCCCTCCTTCCGAGCTCTGCCATGGACGCGACGCCGAGACCGACGTAGCCGCAGCCACCACCGTCCCTGAACCCCTCCGATGCGTCCATGTCCCCTACGACATCTACATGGGCGGGCTCGAGCTGGGCGTCCCTGCATCGAGCGGATCGACGCCATCCTCCTCCTCGAGCACCACCGCCTTCTTCTTCAACTTCGTCGTCGTCCTATGCTTTGACCCCTCCCCGAGCATGCTCTTGCACAACTACAGGTCCG aaCCCGAGACCGATGTCGCCCCTGTgattgactacgtcgacgacgacacttcttccttctcaacagagcttccag atgacggatcccaggagccagaagacgccactgatgactactag